In one Spirosoma rigui genomic region, the following are encoded:
- a CDS encoding lipid II:glycine glycyltransferase FemX: MTPYYSLARVGDELVGVLLYFIQVQSARPLLSFLSSRSIIWGGPVTKVPDCDIVEGLLHYYKSSKPSTIYTQVRNLVDTSSYRDVFRKFDYTYEEHLTILVDLTRSEDELWKGVYPKRRNQIRRARKEGCTVGRQTTVAALRACYSILEEVYSRAKLPLPALSHFEALLRFADDRSGLRVFTVTWQDQIIGCMLCLAYGDQLFDYYAGAYSAHYKKYPNDLLPWEVFMWARKHNFSLFDFGGAGKPGVPYGVRDYKKQFGGTLVSHGRYEKPHFPYLFRLFKKMFEFWQQYSR, translated from the coding sequence TTGACTCCTTATTACAGTCTGGCCAGGGTCGGCGATGAACTGGTAGGTGTTCTGTTGTACTTCATTCAGGTTCAGTCCGCCAGGCCACTGCTCTCGTTTTTGTCGAGCCGAAGTATAATATGGGGTGGACCGGTAACGAAGGTGCCTGACTGCGACATAGTAGAAGGCCTTTTACACTACTATAAATCGAGTAAACCGTCGACCATTTACACCCAGGTCAGGAATCTGGTCGACACCAGTAGCTACAGAGACGTCTTTAGGAAATTTGACTATACCTATGAAGAGCATCTGACAATTCTCGTTGATCTTACCCGCTCGGAAGATGAACTTTGGAAAGGTGTTTATCCCAAACGGCGAAATCAGATCAGACGGGCCCGAAAGGAGGGATGCACTGTTGGCCGGCAGACTACCGTAGCAGCCTTAAGGGCTTGTTATTCGATTTTAGAAGAAGTGTATAGCCGGGCTAAACTGCCTTTGCCGGCTCTCAGTCATTTTGAAGCGCTACTCCGTTTTGCCGACGACCGGTCGGGACTACGCGTATTTACCGTGACCTGGCAGGATCAAATTATTGGCTGTATGCTCTGCCTGGCCTATGGTGATCAACTTTTCGACTACTACGCCGGTGCGTATAGCGCTCATTATAAAAAATACCCGAATGATCTTTTACCCTGGGAGGTATTCATGTGGGCCAGGAAACATAACTTTTCTCTATTTGATTTTGGCGGAGCTGGTAAACCGGGGGTACCCTACGGCGTACGTGATTACAAAAAGCAGTTTGGCGGCACACTGGTCAGTCATGGCCGGTACGAGAAACCTCATTTTCCCTATCTATTCCGGCTTTTCAAAAAAATGTTTGAATTCTGGCAACAGTATTCCCGATGA
- a CDS encoding glycosyltransferase — MRILIVCSGNAPNFKLSQHQAFVYDQVAALKRRDQALQFDYFFITGRGLTGYLSCLKKLTRKLNSQPYQCIHAHVAMSGMLANLQRRVPVITTFHGSDINVPLLRVISLLVELLSRRTIYVSPGLVSKAIYTGPKRAIIPCGVDLNVFRPRNKMESRQKLGLLSHKKYVLFSSDFGNAVKNYPLARAATNLLADDTIELLELKNYTRQEVALLFTAVDVALMTSFSEGSPQFIKEALACNCPVVSTDVGDARLVMNGIPGCHLTTYDPTDVAQNIQSVLTATSPFLSRHYVQHLDNQLIADQIRTLYHQVE, encoded by the coding sequence ATGCGCATCTTGATCGTATGTAGCGGTAATGCCCCCAATTTCAAGCTCAGCCAGCATCAGGCTTTTGTGTATGATCAGGTTGCAGCGTTGAAACGACGGGATCAGGCTTTACAGTTTGACTACTTTTTCATTACAGGTAGGGGATTGACGGGTTATTTGTCCTGTTTGAAAAAACTTACCCGCAAGCTCAACAGTCAGCCTTATCAGTGTATCCATGCTCACGTTGCCATGTCAGGAATGCTGGCCAATTTGCAACGACGGGTTCCGGTGATAACTACCTTTCACGGATCGGATATAAATGTTCCTTTGCTGAGGGTTATATCATTACTTGTTGAGTTGCTCAGCCGACGTACCATATACGTAAGTCCTGGATTGGTTAGCAAGGCGATTTATACAGGACCAAAACGAGCGATTATCCCCTGTGGTGTCGACCTGAATGTATTCCGTCCCCGAAACAAAATGGAGAGCCGCCAGAAACTTGGCCTGCTCAGCCATAAAAAATATGTGTTATTCTCGTCTGACTTTGGAAATGCTGTCAAAAACTACCCATTAGCCAGGGCCGCTACGAACCTGCTTGCTGATGATACTATTGAGTTGCTCGAACTGAAAAATTATACCCGTCAGGAGGTTGCCTTATTATTTACGGCGGTGGATGTAGCCCTGATGACGTCTTTTTCAGAAGGATCGCCCCAGTTTATTAAAGAAGCACTAGCCTGTAATTGCCCGGTTGTGTCAACCGATGTTGGAGATGCCCGCCTGGTAATGAATGGTATTCCGGGTTGCCATTTGACAACCTACGATCCGACTGATGTAGCCCAAAATATCCAATCAGTGCTGACCGCTACGTCACCTTTTCTGTCGAGGCACTATGTCCAGCACCTGGATAATCAGTTGATTGCTGACCAGATACGTACCCTCTATCATCAGGTTGAATGA
- a CDS encoding glycosyltransferase, which translates to MSETRVYIDPRTNIEYSAYYIQGLYEVFGRESVTFSMHHFATLPDYTNLNFIIRVGDSSVKYTIDYNDVCSVNKTAYAWCDWYGKINLRAGIFDDYQHKIVNIPPGFGIRIWGLLPSLWVCLRNMVQTGCYTKRFVSGYIKQIRHLPITAYTPDNAKPDYVFSFNTLWNSDEWIRNDETVNLMRYNFYNAITDQSGLQCEVGFSYSMNKNTNALFQKYASDTWIPKTEYLQKIKQSVLVFNTPAWDLCHGWKLAEYIASGKAIISTPLANELPFELIHGRHVHFVSGTETDIRQAIEQLLADNVYRQSLETGARQYYTDYAQPQAVIKRLLASCPVAL; encoded by the coding sequence ATGTCGGAAACACGCGTATATATTGACCCACGAACAAATATTGAATACAGCGCCTACTATATACAAGGGTTGTATGAAGTCTTTGGTAGAGAGAGCGTTACGTTCAGCATGCATCATTTTGCCACGCTGCCCGACTACACGAACCTGAATTTCATTATTAGAGTGGGTGATTCATCCGTGAAGTACACCATCGATTATAACGACGTTTGCTCGGTGAATAAAACCGCCTATGCCTGGTGCGACTGGTACGGAAAAATAAACCTGAGAGCTGGCATTTTCGACGATTACCAACATAAGATCGTCAACATACCACCGGGTTTTGGCATCCGCATATGGGGGCTACTGCCATCACTATGGGTATGCCTTCGCAATATGGTCCAGACCGGATGCTACACGAAGCGGTTCGTTTCAGGGTACATTAAACAGATCAGGCACTTACCCATCACGGCTTATACGCCGGATAATGCTAAACCTGACTATGTTTTCTCATTCAACACATTGTGGAATAGTGACGAATGGATAAGAAATGACGAAACGGTAAATCTGATGCGCTACAACTTCTACAATGCTATTACTGACCAATCAGGTTTGCAGTGTGAAGTTGGTTTTTCCTACAGTATGAATAAGAATACCAATGCGTTATTTCAGAAGTATGCAAGCGACACATGGATTCCTAAAACGGAATACCTGCAAAAAATTAAGCAGTCGGTCTTGGTTTTCAATACACCGGCCTGGGATTTATGCCATGGTTGGAAACTAGCCGAGTACATAGCGTCAGGCAAAGCAATCATTTCGACACCATTGGCGAACGAATTGCCTTTTGAATTGATCCATGGCAGACACGTACATTTCGTGTCAGGTACCGAGACCGATATACGGCAGGCTATCGAACAGTTGCTGGCGGATAATGTATACCGCCAATCGCTTGAAACAGGAGCCAGACAGTACTACACCGATTATGCTCAACCTCAGGCCGTCATCAAGCGTCTTTTGGCTAGTTGCCCGGTCGCCCTGTAG
- a CDS encoding N-acetyl sugar amidotransferase, with translation MKVCTKGVWDETIPGISFDEDGVSNFCNLQEKLMADHPRGAIGQSDWDALVTAMKTAGRKKRYDCVIGVSGGVDSSYLLHIARQYGLRPLAVNLDNGFNSEIAVQNIYKITTSLSVDLETYVVDYEEIKDLLSAYMKAGMPWIDTPTDLAIKATMYKVARAEGIRFILRGNDFRSEGKQPKEWTYSDARQLLYIHKQFGKGVSLRTYPMLTLFRQLYAGLVIGIKDIRPFYYLDYNKQDAKRLLMETYDWKDYGGHHHENLFTKFAMAYWLPQKFGIDKRKINLSAQVLSNALTRQEALVLLSQPFASPAELEQTRAYVQKKLSLSDVDFERIWSSQPKNTFDYPSNYALIFGLVKRFRPLLKRLYSYTPMSVSATDIVDTKRV, from the coding sequence ATGAAAGTATGTACAAAAGGGGTTTGGGATGAGACTATTCCCGGTATTTCCTTTGATGAGGATGGGGTGTCAAATTTCTGTAACCTGCAGGAAAAACTGATGGCTGATCATCCAAGAGGGGCTATTGGACAAAGCGATTGGGATGCGCTTGTGACAGCCATGAAAACGGCCGGCCGAAAGAAACGCTACGATTGTGTGATTGGGGTGAGTGGTGGTGTCGATAGCTCTTACCTGCTTCATATAGCCCGGCAATATGGGTTGCGTCCGCTGGCTGTTAACTTGGATAATGGGTTTAATAGTGAAATTGCGGTACAGAATATCTATAAAATAACGACCAGCCTATCGGTCGATCTGGAAACCTACGTAGTTGATTACGAGGAGATCAAGGATCTGCTCAGTGCCTATATGAAGGCGGGAATGCCCTGGATCGACACACCTACCGATCTGGCCATTAAAGCAACCATGTATAAGGTAGCCCGGGCAGAGGGCATACGGTTCATTCTTAGAGGAAACGATTTTCGATCGGAGGGTAAACAACCGAAGGAGTGGACGTACTCCGATGCCCGCCAGTTACTGTATATTCATAAACAGTTTGGCAAGGGCGTTTCCCTTCGAACGTACCCAATGTTAACCCTGTTCAGGCAGCTGTACGCTGGCCTGGTTATTGGCATCAAAGACATACGCCCATTTTATTACTTGGACTACAACAAGCAGGATGCCAAACGCCTGTTGATGGAGACCTATGACTGGAAAGACTACGGAGGCCATCATCACGAAAATCTATTCACCAAATTTGCCATGGCTTACTGGCTCCCCCAAAAATTTGGTATTGACAAGCGAAAAATAAACCTGTCGGCCCAGGTGTTGAGCAATGCCCTAACCAGGCAGGAGGCACTGGTACTACTCAGCCAGCCGTTCGCCAGCCCAGCTGAATTAGAGCAAACCCGGGCGTATGTGCAGAAAAAACTGTCCTTGTCGGATGTTGACTTCGAACGAATTTGGTCATCACAACCCAAAAACACGTTTGACTATCCTTCGAACTACGCGCTGATATTTGGGTTAGTAAAACGATTTCGTCCTCTACTGAAAAGGTTATATAGCTACACACCAATGTCGGTGTCGGCTACTGACATAGTCGATACCAAACGGGTATAA
- a CDS encoding DegT/DnrJ/EryC1/StrS family aminotransferase, producing MIPRFDYSFSAGAVWQLLKRIQSRGRFDKPYFTTLFPQADVFEISSARVGIKYALQAFQLNDHARIGVQPFTCSSVLAAIASLGYTPVFIDIDRSLTIDCADLVRKVDSLDALLVTHMFSNPADVRQLRKLVGRLPIIEDCAHAFLTSYDSQPLGTFFDIAVFSFGHGKFPALGDGGVLVVNTTTYSPFLSRALSNLPSPNALKQTWFLAKKSVYSVLYSRFGYSLLYSLLKKKWSDKGLQVSRYPAKDRLPYAVVHHLFDAVRPALPALASQQRRNAFQLINRNRHSFDFIYPRSDDGCIFSVVLITRHRDALYDFLIERGIGAGKHFQHALSWATTFGYSHGDCPSFEYLQDKLITIPCHTGLTDQDLEKINLVLRDFALVAPPVIC from the coding sequence ATGATACCCCGATTTGATTACTCTTTTTCGGCTGGTGCCGTCTGGCAATTGCTAAAGCGAATCCAGTCGCGGGGACGCTTTGATAAGCCTTATTTTACTACCCTGTTTCCGCAGGCTGATGTTTTTGAGATAAGTAGCGCCCGGGTCGGCATAAAGTATGCCCTACAGGCCTTTCAATTAAACGACCATGCCCGAATCGGTGTGCAGCCTTTTACCTGTTCGTCGGTGCTGGCGGCCATTGCTTCGCTGGGGTATACGCCGGTTTTTATTGATATTGATCGTTCGTTAACTATCGACTGTGCTGATCTTGTTCGCAAAGTAGATTCCCTGGACGCTTTGCTGGTAACCCATATGTTTAGTAACCCAGCGGATGTCAGACAACTCAGAAAGCTGGTTGGCCGCTTACCGATCATAGAAGATTGTGCGCACGCGTTCCTCACTTCGTACGATAGCCAACCGTTGGGGACCTTTTTTGACATAGCTGTCTTTTCGTTTGGACACGGCAAGTTTCCGGCTTTGGGCGATGGTGGAGTACTGGTTGTCAATACTACTACGTATAGTCCGTTTCTAAGCCGCGCTCTGAGTAATTTGCCATCACCAAATGCGCTGAAGCAAACGTGGTTTCTCGCTAAGAAATCCGTGTATTCGGTCCTTTACTCACGATTTGGATACAGCTTGCTCTATAGCCTGCTCAAAAAAAAATGGTCAGATAAGGGGCTGCAGGTCAGCCGGTATCCCGCTAAAGATCGATTGCCCTATGCCGTTGTTCATCACTTGTTTGACGCAGTCCGTCCTGCGTTGCCTGCGTTGGCTTCGCAGCAGCGACGAAACGCGTTTCAGCTCATCAACCGAAACCGACATTCGTTCGATTTTATTTATCCCCGTAGTGATGATGGATGCATTTTTTCGGTCGTTCTTATAACCAGACACAGGGATGCGTTGTATGACTTTCTGATTGAACGAGGCATTGGCGCTGGCAAGCATTTTCAGCACGCACTGTCATGGGCTACTACATTTGGGTATAGCCACGGCGATTGTCCTTCGTTTGAATACCTTCAAGATAAACTCATCACTATTCCGTGCCATACTGGATTAACTGACCAGGACCTGGAGAAAATCAACTTGGTTTTGCGCGACTTCGCCTTGGTTGCCCCACCCGTGATTTGTTGA
- the hisH gene encoding imidazole glycerol phosphate synthase subunit HisH produces MSSQAGIIIIDYGMGNLRSVEKKFERLNTDVRISSDCQEIAQAEKLILPGVGHFAQGIRNLKESGIWDVLQHKVMVEKTPILGICLGMQLMALRSEEGNVTGLGWFDAEVVRFRMNDKRIYKVPHIGWNTGERTRPSRLFTAVPEQALFYFVHSYHITCQQPQDILTSTTYEYAFTSAIEKKNIFGTQFHPEKSHEWGEQLMANFIAL; encoded by the coding sequence ATGAGCTCACAAGCCGGAATTATTATCATTGATTATGGCATGGGCAACCTTCGTTCTGTCGAAAAGAAATTTGAGCGATTGAATACCGATGTCCGTATTTCTTCGGATTGTCAGGAGATTGCTCAGGCAGAGAAGCTGATTTTGCCCGGAGTCGGGCATTTTGCCCAGGGTATTAGAAATCTGAAGGAGTCAGGTATTTGGGATGTATTACAGCACAAAGTGATGGTCGAAAAGACACCCATCCTTGGTATATGTCTGGGTATGCAGTTAATGGCCCTTCGAAGTGAAGAAGGGAATGTAACCGGCCTTGGCTGGTTTGACGCTGAAGTCGTACGATTCCGGATGAATGATAAACGAATCTATAAGGTGCCTCATATAGGATGGAATACGGGAGAACGTACCCGGCCATCCCGCTTATTTACGGCTGTGCCGGAGCAGGCTCTGTTTTACTTCGTTCATTCGTACCATATTACTTGCCAGCAGCCCCAGGATATACTGACCAGCACCACGTATGAGTATGCGTTTACCTCAGCGATTGAGAAAAAAAACATATTTGGTACCCAGTTTCACCCGGAAAAAAGCCACGAATGGGGGGAACAGTTGATGGCTAATTTCATTGCCTTGTAG
- a CDS encoding glycosyltransferase family 39 protein, translating into MPATETILTYTPRFFTQKSITAFFVVLLLCSALFFSRLLPGLWAMFGFLEVFCFFFFLNKLTRKWSKVSEKLFEKKLFWTSVWIRFAWVIFSFFFYTAMKGDSFEFEAGDSKGYHGEAMWLVGLIKDNRWNQYVAYIGKNYSDMGYPLYLGVLYYLVGEQVLVPRLIKVLISSYICLFTYRLARNNFGEATGRIAGIMAMLVPNLIYYCGLHLKETEMVFLVASFMYVADKVIRSSRLKLVDLVLLALLGASLFFFRTVLAACLIGAVVMAALFTSQRVSALSKRIGLVVMLIAGVVFLTTTPLADNMSEYMAKRGDNISRQMQNFAVYRNAGEGNKLATYGSRSVFLPLMLMAPFPTLVNITDQPNAMMMAGAYFTRNVYAFFVFAALIVLYKRKKLREHILLLAFMASYIFVLASSGFALSERFHLPLVPFLLIFAAYGVSQMNQKNKKYYLPYLVFIGLIILGWNWFKIAGRS; encoded by the coding sequence ATGCCCGCAACTGAAACCATACTTACCTATACTCCGCGATTTTTCACGCAGAAAAGTATTACTGCTTTCTTCGTCGTTCTATTGCTTTGCTCGGCTTTATTCTTCAGCCGATTGTTGCCGGGACTGTGGGCTATGTTCGGCTTTCTGGAGGTTTTCTGCTTCTTCTTTTTTCTTAATAAACTAACCAGAAAATGGAGCAAAGTATCGGAAAAGCTATTTGAAAAGAAGCTATTCTGGACATCTGTTTGGATTCGGTTTGCCTGGGTGATCTTCAGTTTCTTTTTTTATACAGCCATGAAAGGCGATTCGTTCGAGTTTGAAGCGGGCGATTCAAAAGGCTATCATGGTGAAGCCATGTGGCTTGTTGGTCTTATTAAAGACAATAGATGGAATCAATACGTGGCCTACATCGGTAAAAATTATTCCGATATGGGGTACCCGCTTTACCTAGGCGTACTATATTACCTAGTAGGCGAACAAGTATTGGTACCTCGCCTGATAAAAGTGTTGATCAGTAGCTATATATGCCTGTTCACCTACAGGCTTGCCCGGAATAATTTTGGTGAGGCCACAGGACGTATAGCGGGCATCATGGCTATGCTGGTGCCTAACCTGATTTACTATTGTGGTTTGCACCTGAAGGAGACTGAAATGGTTTTTCTGGTCGCAAGCTTCATGTATGTAGCCGACAAAGTCATACGCTCCAGCCGACTAAAACTCGTTGACCTCGTCCTGCTGGCGCTGCTGGGTGCATCCCTGTTTTTCTTCAGAACAGTGTTAGCCGCCTGCCTGATAGGAGCGGTAGTTATGGCAGCGCTTTTTACCTCGCAGCGTGTCTCGGCGCTAAGCAAGCGGATCGGACTTGTCGTCATGTTGATCGCCGGGGTTGTATTTTTGACAACCACTCCCCTTGCTGACAATATGAGTGAGTACATGGCAAAACGCGGAGACAACATTTCCCGGCAAATGCAAAACTTTGCCGTATACCGAAATGCCGGAGAGGGAAACAAATTAGCTACCTATGGCTCTCGGAGTGTGTTTCTGCCGCTCATGCTCATGGCTCCCTTTCCAACACTGGTAAATATTACTGACCAGCCTAATGCCATGATGATGGCCGGGGCCTACTTCACCCGAAATGTATATGCCTTCTTTGTGTTTGCCGCGCTTATTGTACTCTATAAGCGAAAAAAGTTGAGGGAACACATTCTGTTATTGGCATTTATGGCGTCGTATATTTTCGTATTGGCATCCAGCGGCTTTGCGCTGTCGGAGCGGTTTCACTTGCCGCTCGTTCCGTTTCTGCTCATTTTTGCCGCTTACGGGGTGTCGCAAATGAACCAAAAAAACAAGAAGTATTACCTGCCGTATCTGGTATTTATTGGCCTGATTATTCTTGGCTGGAACTGGTTCAAAATAGCCGGTCGTTCCTGA
- a CDS encoding glycosyltransferase family 4 protein → MLNLRPSSSVFWLVARSPCRDIGVYMLKPNYKIIQYGVYPRSPHLIEGGIEAAVYGLTHSLTQQTHIHVRVVTYPQKYHSVLKWFKPTANIEVIRLTNRYRYGFLSVLSFGALIREIRNYRPDVCHLHGTTLLVLLTSLYLRISGKNYVITVHGVASVEYTKAFERSRRVVFLVKKWLYGFIEVLIINCTRKLIVDTEYVKTWVVQHRIWPCKQLIVAPQGINERYFSHTDYADSCDLISIGSISERKGFEYAIRAFKHVHEALPDVHFYIAGFVNDKAYFEKLVALIEDLSLSSHIHIRVNASQNDLIGYLRKAAVFVLHSHEESQGIVFCEAMATGKPIIATNVGGIPFVVMHGVNGLLSPFGDINTFAHNIVQMLTNKTLYNQVRQNNLTRAADYRWHSITNTILSLYQS, encoded by the coding sequence ATGCTCAACCTCAGGCCGTCATCAAGCGTCTTTTGGCTAGTTGCCCGGTCGCCCTGTAGGGATATTGGTGTTTATATGTTGAAGCCGAACTACAAAATTATTCAGTATGGTGTGTATCCGCGCAGTCCTCATCTGATTGAGGGAGGGATAGAGGCAGCCGTTTACGGATTAACCCATTCGCTCACGCAGCAGACACACATACATGTGCGAGTAGTAACGTATCCCCAAAAATACCACAGTGTGTTAAAGTGGTTTAAGCCAACTGCTAATATTGAGGTTATACGTCTGACGAATCGATACAGGTATGGATTTCTTTCTGTGCTGTCGTTTGGGGCCTTGATTCGGGAAATCAGGAATTATCGTCCCGATGTATGCCATCTGCATGGCACTACGCTTTTGGTGTTGTTAACATCGCTTTATCTCCGAATATCAGGAAAAAATTACGTTATAACCGTACATGGTGTTGCCAGCGTTGAATATACGAAAGCGTTCGAACGCAGCCGACGCGTGGTCTTTCTCGTGAAAAAGTGGCTGTACGGCTTTATAGAAGTACTGATTATTAACTGCACTCGAAAGTTAATCGTCGATACTGAGTATGTGAAAACTTGGGTAGTACAACACCGGATTTGGCCCTGTAAGCAATTGATAGTTGCACCACAAGGTATCAATGAACGCTATTTTAGTCATACTGATTATGCTGATTCCTGTGATCTTATCTCAATAGGATCTATATCAGAACGTAAGGGATTTGAGTACGCTATTCGAGCGTTTAAACACGTTCATGAAGCCTTGCCTGATGTGCATTTTTATATAGCTGGTTTTGTCAATGACAAGGCTTATTTCGAAAAATTAGTAGCTCTCATTGAAGATTTGTCGTTAAGCAGTCACATACACATACGTGTGAATGCCAGTCAGAATGATTTGATAGGGTATCTTAGAAAAGCAGCCGTGTTTGTGCTTCACTCCCACGAAGAATCGCAGGGAATTGTTTTTTGTGAAGCTATGGCTACCGGTAAACCAATTATAGCTACCAATGTGGGGGGCATCCCGTTTGTGGTTATGCATGGCGTAAACGGGTTACTATCGCCCTTTGGCGATATCAATACCTTCGCTCACAACATCGTGCAGATGCTTACCAATAAAACGCTTTACAACCAGGTTCGTCAGAATAACCTGACAAGAGCGGCCGATTATCGGTGGCATTCGATCACAAATACAATCCTCAGTCTATATCAGAGCTAA
- a CDS encoding AglZ/HisF2 family acetamidino modification protein, which translates to MFRPRVIPVLLLKNKGLVKSKRFSDYTYIGDPINAVKIFNDLKADELIVMDILATKEGRCIDLDFVRQVGDEANMPFAVGGGIQTIPQIKAIINAGAEKVIINSFAVREPAFIQKAADEFGSSTVVVAIDVKKKFLGKQQVYSVAGTKASGLDPIRWAQQMEANGAGELMVTSIEQDGMMQGYDLPLIRAISMAVQIPVIAAGGAGKLTDFASARRAYASAMAAGSLFVYHGPRKAVLVNYPTSDELLKLFSPS; encoded by the coding sequence ATGTTTAGACCCCGCGTTATTCCCGTTCTTCTTCTGAAAAACAAAGGGCTGGTTAAGTCCAAACGGTTTAGTGACTACACATACATTGGTGATCCGATCAATGCTGTCAAGATCTTCAATGACCTGAAAGCCGATGAATTGATTGTGATGGACATTTTAGCCACAAAAGAAGGACGTTGTATCGATCTCGATTTCGTGCGTCAAGTGGGTGACGAGGCCAACATGCCCTTTGCGGTGGGGGGAGGCATTCAGACCATTCCTCAAATTAAAGCCATTATCAATGCCGGTGCCGAGAAAGTAATTATTAACTCGTTCGCCGTTCGGGAGCCCGCTTTTATCCAAAAAGCTGCCGATGAGTTTGGCAGTTCGACCGTTGTGGTGGCGATTGATGTAAAAAAGAAATTCCTGGGTAAACAACAGGTCTACTCGGTAGCGGGCACAAAAGCATCCGGGCTTGACCCGATCCGCTGGGCGCAGCAGATGGAAGCCAACGGAGCGGGTGAGTTAATGGTTACGTCGATCGAACAGGATGGTATGATGCAGGGCTATGATCTGCCGCTGATTCGGGCTATATCAATGGCGGTGCAGATTCCTGTTATCGCGGCTGGTGGTGCCGGGAAACTGACCGATTTTGCGTCAGCTCGACGGGCTTACGCGTCTGCCATGGCAGCTGGCTCTTTATTTGTTTACCATGGACCCCGTAAGGCCGTACTGGTGAATTATCCAACTAGTGACGAATTACTAAAGCTGTTTAGTCCATCATGA
- a CDS encoding DUF354 domain-containing protein — MRDKKILVDINHPAHVHLFKGFIAGMKALGYEVLVTAKDSASIKELLQKEQISFITVGQKKDSMILKYLYELFHLVKVWYIVQTKQVDYGIGVSMVLPLVSKLTRMKSIALDDDDLTVTPLFGKFVSFADVILNPSPLAYEDRGPNRICHNSFHELAYLHPSQFTPDPAVVKEAGLVPGEPFFILRFNAFKAHHDGEAMGISLEQKLVLIDLLRPYGRVFITTEREPEPALKQYQLPVSPDKIHSFMYYAMMFIGDSQTMISEAALLGTPAVKMNTFAGRLSIPNELENTYQLCYSFHPTSFEQMLEQIDQLLRQPDVKAEWSRRKEKMLADKIDLTSFLIWFVANYPESVSQMKMNTSFSTMSDALPDPYTSFSH, encoded by the coding sequence ATGAGAGATAAAAAAATACTAGTCGATATCAATCATCCGGCGCATGTTCACTTGTTTAAAGGGTTCATTGCCGGCATGAAAGCCTTGGGCTACGAGGTTCTGGTTACGGCCAAGGATAGTGCCTCTATCAAGGAGTTACTTCAAAAAGAGCAGATATCGTTCATAACAGTTGGTCAGAAAAAAGACAGTATGATACTGAAGTATCTATATGAACTGTTTCACCTTGTCAAGGTGTGGTACATTGTGCAAACGAAGCAGGTCGATTATGGTATTGGCGTATCGATGGTGTTGCCGCTGGTGTCTAAATTGACCCGGATGAAATCCATTGCGCTGGATGATGATGATTTGACGGTTACCCCCTTGTTTGGAAAATTTGTTTCCTTCGCCGACGTCATTTTAAACCCCAGCCCGTTAGCATACGAAGATCGGGGACCGAACCGGATTTGTCATAACAGCTTTCATGAATTGGCTTATCTGCATCCAAGCCAGTTTACTCCCGATCCAGCGGTGGTTAAGGAAGCGGGTCTGGTACCTGGAGAGCCATTCTTTATCCTTCGGTTTAATGCTTTTAAAGCCCATCATGATGGGGAAGCTATGGGCATATCACTGGAGCAGAAGTTGGTACTCATTGATTTACTTCGACCGTATGGCAGGGTATTTATCACAACGGAACGCGAACCCGAACCGGCCCTGAAACAATATCAACTTCCGGTATCGCCCGATAAAATTCACTCGTTCATGTACTACGCAATGATGTTTATCGGCGATAGTCAAACCATGATTTCTGAGGCAGCCCTGCTGGGTACGCCTGCGGTGAAGATGAATACATTTGCCGGTCGACTATCCATACCCAACGAACTGGAGAATACGTATCAGTTGTGCTACTCTTTTCATCCGACCTCGTTTGAGCAAATGCTTGAGCAAATTGACCAACTACTGAGACAGCCTGACGTGAAAGCGGAGTGGAGCCGAAGAAAAGAGAAGATGCTTGCTGATAAAATAGATTTGACGTCATTTTTGATCTGGTTCGTTGCCAATTACCCCGAGAGTGTCAGCCAGATGAAGATGAATACATCTTTCTCAACGATGAGTGATGCCTTACCCGACCCCTACACTTCATTCTCCCATTAG